From the Billgrantia sulfidoxydans genome, one window contains:
- the rplA gene encoding 50S ribosomal protein L1, producing the protein MAKLSKRAQMIREKVDATKAYSLEEAVALLAELSTVKFKESLDVAINLGVDPRKSDQVVRGATVMPNGTGKDVRVAVFTQGANADAAKEAGADIVGMDDLAEQVKKGQLDFDVVIASPDAMRVVGQLGQILGPRGLMPNPKVGTVTPDVATAVKNAKAGQVRFRTDKNGIIHTTLGKVDFDADAIRGNLEALVADLKRLKPSTSKGIYFKKVTLSTTMGPGLTLDHSALV; encoded by the coding sequence ATGGCCAAGCTTTCCAAGCGCGCACAGATGATTCGCGAGAAGGTCGATGCCACCAAGGCGTACAGCCTGGAGGAGGCCGTGGCGCTGCTCGCCGAGCTCTCCACCGTCAAGTTCAAGGAGTCACTGGACGTCGCCATCAACCTGGGCGTCGATCCGCGTAAATCCGACCAGGTGGTGCGCGGTGCCACCGTGATGCCCAACGGGACCGGCAAGGACGTGCGCGTCGCCGTGTTCACCCAGGGTGCCAACGCCGATGCCGCCAAGGAAGCCGGTGCCGACATCGTCGGCATGGATGACCTGGCCGAGCAGGTCAAGAAGGGTCAGCTCGACTTCGACGTGGTCATCGCCTCGCCGGACGCCATGCGTGTGGTCGGCCAGTTGGGTCAGATCCTCGGTCCGCGCGGCCTGATGCCGAACCCCAAGGTCGGCACCGTGACGCCCGACGTGGCGACCGCAGTGAAGAACGCCAAGGCCGGCCAGGTGCGTTTCCGTACCGACAAGAACGGTATCATCCACACCACGCTGGGCAAGGTCGATTTCGATGCCGACGCCATCCGGGGCAACCTGGAGGCGCTGGTCGCCGATCTCAAGCGTCTCAAGCCGAGCACGTCCAAGGGCATCTACTTCAAGAAGGTCACCCTGTCCACTACCATGGGCCCGGGCCTGACCCTCGACCATTCCGCGCTGGTCTAA
- the pssA gene encoding CDP-diacylglycerol--serine O-phosphatidyltransferase, translating to MSQDSRNTEHDIHRDGAQADPATSKDERSDEEDLAAAFVRETEVVEESIEDGKKVRRRGIYLLPNLFTTSALFAGFFSVVAGINGDFTAAAVAIFIAMVLDGLDGRVARLTNTQSAFGAEYDSLSDMLSFGVAPALVAFTWILQDIGKTGWVVAFLYVACAALRLARFNVQIGSVDKKWFIGLPSPSAAAFVAASVWTFHSFDAEAFGFKLLMMFVVAAAGVLMVSNIRYYSFKDIDLKGPVPFVVLLAIVLGFVVISVEPSVMLLLLFGAYVASGPTLAIMRKMRHAPPEG from the coding sequence ATGAGTCAGGATTCCCGCAATACCGAACACGACATCCATCGTGATGGCGCCCAGGCAGATCCTGCCACTAGCAAGGACGAGCGGTCGGACGAGGAGGATCTGGCCGCTGCCTTCGTGCGGGAGACGGAAGTGGTTGAGGAATCGATCGAGGATGGCAAGAAGGTCCGGCGCAGAGGGATCTACCTGCTGCCCAACCTCTTTACCACGTCGGCGCTGTTCGCCGGCTTCTTCTCGGTAGTGGCAGGCATCAACGGCGACTTCACCGCGGCAGCGGTGGCGATCTTCATTGCCATGGTACTCGATGGCCTCGATGGCCGCGTGGCTCGCTTGACCAATACCCAGAGCGCCTTCGGTGCCGAGTACGACAGCTTGTCCGACATGCTCTCCTTCGGCGTGGCCCCGGCGTTGGTGGCTTTCACCTGGATTCTCCAGGACATCGGCAAGACCGGCTGGGTCGTGGCTTTTCTTTATGTCGCCTGTGCGGCGCTGCGCCTGGCGCGCTTCAACGTGCAGATCGGCAGCGTCGACAAGAAGTGGTTTATCGGCTTGCCGAGCCCTTCTGCCGCAGCCTTCGTGGCGGCCAGCGTCTGGACCTTCCACAGCTTCGATGCCGAAGCCTTCGGCTTCAAGCTGCTGATGATGTTCGTCGTGGCGGCAGCGGGGGTGCTCATGGTCAGCAATATTCGCTACTACAGCTTCAAGGACATCGACCTCAAGGGGCCGGTGCCCTTCGTGGTGCTGCTAGCCATCGTGCTCGGCTTTGTGGTGATCTCGGTCGAACCCTCCGTCATGCTGCTGCTGCTGTTCGGTGCCTACGTCGCTTCGGGGCCGACCCTGGCCATCATGCGCAAGATGAGGCATGCGCCTCCGGAGGGCTGA
- a CDS encoding type III pantothenate kinase, translated as MILDLDIGNTLSKWRLKDADSSEIRSRGAVWTREEWKPGSDIPDLDVVEAVRISSVARQAVLEQTVALLQNRVRGVHVARSVPEALGVVNGYEEPHRLGVDRWMGVLAGYQLAGGCCAVDCGSAITIDFVLPGGRHLGGYILPGLRLMKESLKLGTRNVAIDPDSEAEELLLPGRRTVEAVNHGIYLAAVSAVNRIYAEVCDREGVALPMLLTGGDARVVARGVHSPHAVWPDMVYGGLEACFPLTAAERAGRMSGAPRVPAPAGLEKIRAGLAFSMLL; from the coding sequence ATGATCCTTGATCTGGACATCGGCAATACCCTTTCCAAGTGGCGATTGAAGGATGCCGACAGCAGCGAGATCCGTTCGCGCGGCGCCGTCTGGACCCGCGAGGAGTGGAAGCCTGGCTCCGATATACCCGACCTGGACGTGGTCGAGGCGGTGCGCATCTCCAGCGTCGCCCGTCAGGCGGTGCTGGAGCAGACCGTGGCGCTGCTGCAGAATCGCGTGCGCGGCGTACATGTGGCGCGTTCGGTGCCGGAGGCGCTGGGTGTCGTCAACGGCTACGAGGAGCCGCATCGGCTGGGTGTCGATCGCTGGATGGGCGTGTTGGCCGGCTACCAATTGGCCGGCGGCTGCTGCGCCGTGGACTGTGGTAGCGCCATCACCATCGATTTCGTGCTGCCGGGAGGGCGACACCTGGGAGGCTACATCCTGCCGGGTCTGCGCTTGATGAAGGAGAGCCTCAAGCTCGGCACCCGTAACGTCGCCATCGACCCCGATAGCGAGGCGGAGGAGCTTCTGCTGCCCGGCCGACGTACCGTCGAGGCCGTGAATCATGGCATCTACCTGGCAGCCGTCAGCGCCGTGAACCGCATCTATGCTGAGGTGTGCGATCGGGAAGGGGTCGCTCTTCCGATGTTGCTGACGGGCGGCGATGCCCGGGTGGTGGCGCGGGGGGTGCACTCCCCTCATGCGGTCTGGCCCGACATGGTCTATGGCGGCCTGGAAGCCTGCTTTCCGTTGACGGCGGCCGAGCGGGCCGGTCGCATGTCGGGCGCGCCGCGAGTGCCTGCCCCGGCGGGGCTGGAAAAAATCCGGGCAGGCCTTGCATTCTCCATGTTGCTTTGA
- the ilvC gene encoding ketol-acid reductoisomerase — protein sequence MRVYYDKDCDLSLIQGKKVTIVGYGSQGHAHANNLKESGVDVTVALRSGSSSAAKAEGAGLKVASVEEACQSADLVMILAPDENQKAIYENQVEPNLKQGATLAFAHGFNIHYNQIEPRKDLDVIMVAPKAPGHTVRSEFVKGGGIPDLIAIHQDASGKAKELALSYAAAIGGGRSGIIETTFKDETETDLFGEQAVLCGGAVELVKAGFETLTEAGYAPEMAYFECLHELKLIVDLMYEGGIANMNYSISNNAEYGEYVTGPEVINEQSRQAMRNALKRIQTGEYAKMFIQEGGSNYPSMTARRRLNAEHEIEQVGAKLRGMMPWIAANQLVDKSKN from the coding sequence ATGCGTGTCTATTACGACAAGGACTGCGACCTCTCCCTCATCCAGGGCAAGAAGGTCACCATCGTGGGTTATGGCTCGCAGGGCCACGCCCATGCCAACAATCTCAAGGAATCCGGCGTCGACGTCACCGTCGCCCTGCGCTCGGGCTCCTCTTCTGCGGCCAAGGCCGAAGGGGCTGGTCTCAAGGTCGCTTCCGTCGAAGAGGCGTGTCAGTCCGCGGACCTGGTCATGATCCTGGCGCCGGACGAAAATCAGAAGGCGATCTACGAGAACCAGGTCGAGCCGAACCTCAAGCAAGGCGCCACCTTGGCCTTTGCTCACGGCTTCAATATCCACTACAACCAGATCGAGCCGCGTAAGGACCTCGACGTGATCATGGTCGCCCCCAAGGCGCCGGGCCACACCGTGCGCTCCGAGTTCGTCAAGGGCGGCGGCATTCCCGACCTGATCGCCATCCACCAGGATGCCTCCGGCAAGGCCAAGGAGCTTGCGCTCTCCTATGCCGCAGCCATCGGCGGCGGCCGCAGCGGCATCATCGAGACCACCTTCAAGGACGAGACCGAGACCGACCTGTTCGGCGAGCAGGCCGTGCTGTGCGGCGGCGCCGTGGAGCTGGTCAAGGCCGGCTTCGAGACCCTGACCGAAGCCGGCTACGCCCCTGAAATGGCCTACTTCGAGTGCCTGCACGAGCTCAAGCTGATCGTCGACCTGATGTATGAAGGCGGTATCGCCAACATGAACTACTCCATCTCCAACAACGCGGAGTATGGCGAGTACGTGACCGGCCCCGAGGTGATCAACGAGCAGTCCCGCCAGGCCATGCGCAATGCGCTCAAGCGCATCCAGACCGGTGAATACGCCAAGATGTTCATCCAGGAAGGCGGTTCCAACTACCCGTCAATGACGGCGCGCCGGCGTCTGAACGCCGAACACGAGATCGAGCAGGTCGGCGCCAAACTGCGCGGCATGATGCCGTGGATCGCCGCCAACCAGCTGGTCGACAAGAGCAAGAACTGA
- the rplJ gene encoding 50S ribosomal protein L10, with amino-acid sequence MPLALEGKKAIVAEVSEAAKGALSVVVADSRGVTVEKMTGLRKQARENGVQLRVVRNTLARRALSGTQWECLNESFVGPTLLAFSTEHPGAAARLFKDFAKDEKNFEVKALAYEGELIPASDIDRLATLPTYDEAIAKLMSVMKEASAGKLVRTLAALRDQKQEQAA; translated from the coding sequence GTGCCACTAGCACTCGAAGGCAAGAAGGCGATCGTTGCCGAGGTCAGTGAAGCGGCCAAGGGCGCTCTCTCCGTCGTAGTTGCCGATTCTCGTGGCGTCACGGTCGAGAAGATGACCGGTCTGCGTAAGCAGGCGCGCGAGAATGGCGTCCAGCTGCGTGTTGTTCGCAACACCCTGGCACGCCGCGCCCTCTCGGGCACTCAATGGGAGTGTCTGAACGAGAGCTTCGTCGGTCCGACTCTGCTGGCGTTTTCCACTGAACATCCGGGCGCAGCCGCCCGCCTGTTCAAGGACTTCGCCAAGGATGAGAAGAACTTCGAAGTCAAGGCGCTGGCCTACGAAGGCGAGCTGATCCCGGCAAGCGACATCGACCGTCTGGCGACCCTGCCGACCTATGACGAGGCCATCGCCAAGCTGATGTCCGTCATGAAGGAGGCATCCGCCGGCAAGCTGGTTCGTACGCTGGCCGCCCTGCGCGACCAGAAGCAGGAACAGGCCGCCTGA
- the rplK gene encoding 50S ribosomal protein L11 has protein sequence MAKKVQAYIKLQVAAGKANPSPPVGPALGQHGVNIMEFCKAFNAATQDIEPGLPTPVVITVYSDRSFTFITKTPPAAVLLKKAAGIKSGSGEPNKKKVGTVTREQLEEIAKTKEPDLTAADLDAAVRTIAGSARSMGLNVEGL, from the coding sequence ATGGCCAAGAAAGTACAGGCTTACATCAAGCTGCAGGTGGCAGCAGGTAAGGCCAACCCGAGTCCCCCCGTGGGCCCTGCGCTGGGTCAGCACGGTGTCAACATCATGGAGTTCTGCAAGGCGTTCAACGCCGCGACCCAGGACATCGAGCCGGGTCTGCCGACTCCCGTGGTCATCACCGTCTATTCCGACCGCAGCTTCACCTTCATCACCAAGACCCCGCCGGCGGCGGTCCTGCTGAAGAAGGCGGCTGGCATCAAGTCCGGCTCCGGTGAGCCGAACAAGAAGAAGGTCGGTACCGTGACCCGCGAGCAGCTCGAGGAGATCGCCAAGACCAAGGAGCCGGACCTGACGGCTGCCGACCTCGACGCCGCGGTACGTACCATTGCCGGTAGTGCCCGCAGCATGGGCCTGAACGTGGAGGGTCTCTGA
- the secE gene encoding preprotein translocase subunit SecE — protein sequence MKHNAEVQESRRDGLKWAVVVTLVVLAVVGNTYFADQALLYRVLGVVVLCAGAAAVALTTARGRDLAELAKNAKKEIQRVVWPTRPETVQTTVIVLVAVLVVGLMLWLIDTLLSWAMSGVIG from the coding sequence ATGAAACACAACGCCGAGGTGCAGGAGTCGCGCCGCGACGGGCTCAAGTGGGCGGTTGTCGTCACGCTGGTGGTGCTGGCGGTAGTGGGGAATACCTATTTCGCCGACCAGGCGCTTCTCTATCGTGTGCTCGGTGTCGTCGTGCTCTGTGCGGGTGCCGCGGCGGTTGCGCTGACGACCGCCCGGGGGCGGGATCTCGCCGAGCTGGCCAAGAATGCCAAGAAAGAGATTCAGCGCGTGGTATGGCCGACCCGACCCGAGACCGTGCAGACGACCGTGATCGTGCTGGTCGCCGTGCTGGTCGTCGGGCTGATGCTGTGGCTGATCGACACCCTACTTAGCTGGGCGATGTCCGGCGTCATCGGTTAG
- the nusG gene encoding transcription termination/antitermination protein NusG, whose translation MSKRWYVVHAYSGFEKHVMRSLKERVKMYAMEDRFGEILVPTEEVVEVRDGKRRKSERKFYPGYVLVEMEMDDATWHLVNETPRVMGFIGGTKEKPAPITQREADAILRRVKDGSDKPRPKTMFEPGQSVRVIDGPFADFNGVVEEVNYDKSRLQVSVLIFGRATPVELEFSQVEKE comes from the coding sequence ATGTCCAAGCGTTGGTACGTCGTGCACGCCTACTCGGGCTTCGAGAAGCATGTCATGCGCTCCCTCAAGGAGCGCGTGAAGATGTATGCCATGGAGGATCGCTTCGGCGAGATCCTGGTGCCGACCGAAGAGGTCGTCGAGGTGCGTGACGGCAAGCGCCGTAAGAGTGAACGCAAGTTCTATCCCGGCTACGTGCTGGTCGAGATGGAGATGGACGACGCCACCTGGCACCTGGTCAACGAGACGCCTCGGGTCATGGGGTTTATTGGCGGCACCAAGGAGAAGCCGGCGCCGATCACCCAGCGGGAGGCCGATGCCATCCTGCGCCGGGTGAAGGACGGCAGCGACAAGCCGCGGCCCAAGACGATGTTCGAGCCGGGGCAGTCCGTGCGCGTCATCGACGGCCCCTTCGCCGACTTCAATGGCGTGGTCGAAGAGGTCAATTACGACAAGAGTCGCCTGCAGGTCAGCGTGCTGATCTTCGGCAGGGCGACGCCGGTCGAGCTCGAGTTTTCCCAGGTCGAGAAAGAGTGA
- a CDS encoding biotin--[acetyl-CoA-carboxylase] ligase — MTIGDLIRLLSDGEFHSGEQLGVRLGVSRTAVWKQLKKLEAMDIPLEAVKGQGYRLSTPLELLNGGMIVAGLSRRGRQHLARLFVEETLPSSNEFIRQRFAQGAGHGEVCLVEQQSAGRGRRGRVWSTPWGRALMLSVGWRFESGIAVLEGLSLAVGVALARVLERHGVSPRLKWPNDVLLEDGQGRLGKLAGILVEISGDTTGPCEVVVGMGINFDLPASFRERIEQRVAAVADQVPSLSRNRLAAELLDELMPLLAGYESSGFAAWQAEWNRRHAFQGCEVEVLRGQQRLLATAESVDESGNLWVRHGDRRERLGGGEISVRGRT; from the coding sequence ATGACCATTGGCGACCTCATTCGGCTGCTGAGTGACGGGGAGTTCCACTCCGGCGAGCAGTTGGGCGTACGGCTGGGTGTATCCCGCACTGCGGTCTGGAAGCAACTGAAGAAGCTCGAGGCGATGGACATCCCCCTCGAGGCGGTCAAGGGACAGGGCTACCGGCTCTCCACGCCGCTGGAGCTGCTGAATGGCGGGATGATCGTGGCCGGCCTGTCGCGCCGGGGGCGTCAACATCTCGCCAGGCTGTTCGTCGAGGAGACGCTGCCTTCAAGCAACGAATTCATTCGTCAGCGCTTTGCCCAAGGCGCGGGTCACGGCGAAGTGTGCCTGGTCGAGCAGCAAAGTGCAGGGCGCGGTCGCCGCGGTCGCGTCTGGTCGACTCCTTGGGGGCGTGCCCTGATGCTATCGGTAGGCTGGCGTTTCGAGTCCGGTATCGCCGTGCTGGAAGGGTTGAGTCTGGCAGTGGGCGTGGCCCTGGCCAGGGTGCTGGAGCGCCACGGCGTGAGCCCCAGGCTGAAGTGGCCAAACGATGTGCTGCTCGAGGACGGCCAGGGTCGACTGGGCAAGCTGGCCGGCATTCTGGTCGAGATCAGCGGTGACACGACGGGCCCCTGCGAGGTTGTGGTCGGCATGGGGATCAACTTCGATCTTCCCGCGAGCTTCCGTGAGCGCATCGAGCAACGTGTCGCCGCGGTGGCCGACCAGGTGCCTTCGCTATCTCGTAACCGGCTGGCCGCGGAATTGCTGGACGAGCTGATGCCGCTGCTGGCAGGCTACGAGTCGTCCGGCTTTGCTGCCTGGCAGGCGGAATGGAACCGGCGCCATGCCTTCCAGGGGTGCGAGGTCGAGGTGCTGCGTGGGCAGCAGCGCCTTCTGGCCACCGCCGAATCCGTGGACGAATCAGGCAATCTCTGGGTCCGCCATGGTGATCGACGAGAACGCCTGGGAGGAGGGGAGATCAGCGTGCGTGGGCGTACATGA